One part of the Glycine soja cultivar W05 chromosome 11, ASM419377v2, whole genome shotgun sequence genome encodes these proteins:
- the LOC114373480 gene encoding BTB/POZ domain-containing protein At5g60050 gives MGGDSALKSGQVSAMIKQGFIPAPNLSFSPSRTFSPPPSSTRPSQTQSHPHTQTLFNMMSEEHKFSDEKRRNTHDRVSRLLDEPALRSASGDVRLTVVGRDGFRVSMEVRKTVLADKSRFFADKLRCCGGGLSHSVEISDCDDVEVYVEAVVLMHCDDLKPRLRSMAEGVPKILSLLKVSSAIMFDLGVVSCLEYLESIPWTEDEQEEVISQLEHLQIDDSATEVLLRVSSDPSTADRADDIFLNLLSGVLQAKDDKARREMKALLSRLLKENVSNDSSRLDVSKDTLYHLCHKCISSLLLCLSEATSSDEKLDRGAIISDITREADNIQWIVDILIGKKMSDEFVKIWAEQKELATLHSKISTVYRHEISRITAQLCIGIGRGHILVPKEIRFSLLSTWLEALYEDFGWMRRASRAVDRKLIEDGLSQTILTLPLLQQQSVLLNWFDRFLNKGDDCPNIQKAFEIWWRRAFIKQYSAEPENSQLQITLSDYPS, from the exons ATGGGTGGAGACAGTGCTCTGAAATCCGGACAAGTATCAGCGATGATAAAGCAGGGTTTCATACCCGCCCCTAACCTCTCTTTCTCACCTTCCAGAACCTTCTCTCCTCCTCCTTCCTCAACTCGCCCGAGTCAGACTCAGTCCCACCCTCACACTCAGACTCTTTTCAACATGATGTCGGAGGAGCACAAATTCTCCGACGAGAAGCGCCGAAATACGCATGATCGGGTCTCCAGGCTCCTCGACGAGCCCGCCCTGCGCTCCGCCAGCGGCGACGTCAGGCTCACGGTGGTCGGCAGGGACGGCTTCAGGGTCTCCATGGAGGTCCGCAAGACAGTCCTCGCCGACAAGAGCCGCTTCTTCGCCGACAAGCTTCGCTGCTGCGGCGGCGGCCTCTCCCACTCCGTCGAGATCAGCGACTGCGACGACGTCGAAGTCTACGTCGAGGCGGTCGTTTTGATGCACTGCGACGATCTCAAGCCGAGGCTGCGCTCCATGGCTGAAGGAGTTCCCAAGATTTTGAGCTTGCTCAAG GTTTCATCAGCTATCATGTTTGACCTAGGGGTTGTCTCATGCCTGGAATATTTGGAATCTATTCCGTGGACCGAGGATGAACAGGAGGAAGTCATATCTCAGCTAGAACATCTGCAGATTGATGACTCTGCAACTGAAGTTCTTCTTAGAGTATCATCTGATCCATCTACTGCTGATAGAGCTGACGACATCTTCTTGAACCTGCTAAGTGGCGTTCTACAAGCAAAAGATGACAAAGCTCGCAGGGAAATGAAAGCTCTGTTATCTAGATTGCTTAAAGAGAATGTGTCTAACGATAGCAGCAGACTTGATGTTTCCAAAGACACACTTTATCATCTTTGCCACAAGTGCATCAGTTCTCTTCTCCTATGCCTGTCCGAAGCAACCAGCAGCGATGAGAAGCTGGATCGGGGGGCTATAATAAGCGACATAACTCGTGAAGCTGACAATATTCAGTGGATTGTTGACATTTTGATTGGCAAAAAGATGAGTGATGAATTTGTGAAAATATGGGCAGAGCAGAAAGAACTTGCTACACTTCACTCAAAGATTTCAACAGTTTACCGCCATGAGATCAGTAGAATCACAGCACAACTGTGCATTGGCATTGGAAGGGGACACATACTGGTGCCAAAAGAAATTCGATTTTCCTTGTTGTCAACATGGCTAGAAGCTCTATATGAAGATTTTGGATGGATGAGGAGAGCTTCTAGAGCTGTTGACAGGAAATTGATTGAGGATGGACTAAGCCAAACTATATTGACACTTCCTTTACTCCAACAACAATCCGTGTTGCTGAATTGGTTTGATAGATTTCTTAATAAAGGAGATGACTGTCCTAATATTCAGAAGGCATTTGAGATTTGGTGGAGAAGGGCTTTCATCAAACAGTATTCAGCTGAACCTGAAAATTCCCAGTTGCAAATAACTCTCTCTGATTACCCCAGCTGA
- the LOC114373743 gene encoding uncharacterized protein LOC114373743 yields the protein MQQRSSSSSLRCSGDEHRAINVGAEMQQQQHTKRRRNLDEDSLPIYHRSLTGRRDTFRSRSPATEKGIHAIPALVLLCLFTLWWFSFPVDVEIKDGRITAIRQIHTPVPHNTRIDLTILAVAASSPIPANNPQNLSGEDGTYLQPVSSPN from the exons ATGCAGCAGAGATCTTCGAGCTCAAGCTTGCGCTGTTCCGGCGACGAGCACCGAGCCATCAACGTCGGTGCAGAGATGCAGCAGCAGCAACACACAAAGCGTAGAAGGAACCTCGACGAAGATTCGCTTCCAATTTACCACCGGAGCCTCACCGGAAGGAGGGACACTTTCCGGTCACGCTCGCCGGCGACGGAGAAAGGCATCCACGCGATCCCTGCGCTTGTTCTGCTGTGCCTCTTTACTCTCTGGTGGTTCTCTTTTCCAG TGGATGTGGAGATTAAAGACGGTAGGATTACGGCGATACGACAGATTCACACACCAGTGCCTCACAATACTCGAATTGATCTTACCATACTCGCAGTTGCTGCGTCATCACCGATTCCTGCAAATAATCCTCAAAACCTGTCAGGCGAGGACGGAACTTACTTGCAACCTGTGAGTTCGCCTAATTGA